In Vigna unguiculata cultivar IT97K-499-35 chromosome 3, ASM411807v1, whole genome shotgun sequence, a single genomic region encodes these proteins:
- the LOC114177447 gene encoding (DL)-glycerol-3-phosphatase 2-like encodes MADPAGFVSITKPITHVIFDMDGLLLDTEKFCNEVQEIILGRYNKSFNWNVKVKMLGKKALEAARIFVEETGISEFLSAEQFLIDREDMLQVLFPKSELMPGAGRLMRHLHAKGIPICLATSSHKRHFEIKTQRHRELFSLLHHVVLGDDFEVKHGKPSPDIFLAAAKRFEDGPIDPGNILVFEDSPSGVLAAKRAGMSVAMVPDPRLDKGFQKLADQVFNSLLDFNPVEWGLPPF; translated from the exons ATGGCCGACCCTGCCGGATTCGTCTCCATTACAAAGCCAATCACCCATGTCATTTTCGACATGGATGGTCTTTTACTAG ACACAGAGAAGTTCTGTAATGAAGTCCAGGAGATCATACTTGGTAGATACAACAAAAGCTTTAACTGGAACGTGAAGGTGAAGATGTTGGGGAAGAAAGCATTGGAGGCTGCAAGGATCTTTGTTGAGGAAACAGGAATTAGTGAATTTCTGAGTGCTGAGCAGTTCCTGATTGATAGGGAGGACATGCTGCAGGTTTTGTTTCCCAAAAGTGAGCTTATGCCAG GTGCTGGTCGTCTAATGAGGCATTTACATGCCAAAGGAATTCCAATTTGTTTGGCAACAAG TTCTCACAAGCGACACTTTGAAATAAAAACTCAAAGACATCGAGAACTATTTTCTCTGTTGCATCATGTTGTTCTTGGCGATGACTTTGAAGTTAAGCATGGCAAGCCTTCCCCAGATATATTTCTTGCAGCAGCCAAGAGATTTGAG GATGGACCGATAGATCCTGGTAACATTCTCGTTTTTGAAGATTCACCCTCTGGAGTTCTTGCAGCTAAGAGAGCAGGAAT GTCTGTTGCTATGGTCCCTGATCCAAGGCTGGACAAAGGTTTTCAGAAGTTAGCAGATCAAGTTTTTAACTCACTATTGGACTTCAACCCAGTGGAGTGGGGTTTGCCTCCCTTTTGA